The Micromonospora sp. Llam0 genome includes a window with the following:
- a CDS encoding glucosyl-3-phosphoglycerate synthase: MGYARTAVAPTVADWTARRTGSAGQWTPWELAMAKARTGRRMSVVLPARNEEATVGAIVESIVGHLVDRVPLVDDVVVVDSRSDDSTAAVAAAAGARVVGQDEMTRGLPRLEGKGDALWAGLAATDGDLIAFVDADLREFQPAFVTGLLGPLLTDESVSFVKGFYHRPLVRSSDVEADAGGRVTEIMARPLFNLFWPDLSGFVQPLAGEYAGRRDVLEQIPFVSGYGVETAMLIDLLDVCGLDSLAQVDLGERRHRHQSTEALGRMSAQILLTAWSRLYRKGWVISQRPPGGLLTQFRRGEAEALSNLEREIVVSDVSVQERPPLGQHRQALATAAAG; encoded by the coding sequence ATGGGGTACGCGCGAACGGCCGTCGCTCCCACGGTTGCGGACTGGACTGCCCGTCGGACCGGGTCGGCGGGCCAGTGGACGCCCTGGGAACTGGCCATGGCCAAGGCCAGGACCGGCCGGCGGATGAGCGTCGTACTGCCGGCCCGCAACGAGGAGGCCACCGTCGGCGCCATCGTCGAGTCGATCGTCGGGCACCTGGTGGACCGGGTGCCGCTGGTCGACGACGTGGTGGTGGTCGACTCCCGGTCCGACGACAGCACGGCGGCCGTGGCCGCGGCCGCCGGCGCCCGGGTCGTCGGCCAGGACGAGATGACCCGGGGCCTGCCGCGACTGGAGGGCAAGGGGGACGCGCTCTGGGCCGGGCTGGCCGCCACCGACGGGGATCTGATCGCCTTCGTCGACGCCGACCTGCGGGAGTTCCAGCCGGCCTTCGTGACCGGGCTGCTCGGCCCGCTGCTCACCGACGAGTCGGTCAGCTTTGTCAAGGGCTTCTACCACCGGCCGCTGGTGCGCTCGAGTGACGTCGAGGCGGATGCCGGTGGCCGGGTCACGGAGATCATGGCTCGACCGCTGTTCAACCTCTTCTGGCCGGACCTGTCGGGGTTCGTCCAGCCGTTGGCCGGCGAGTACGCCGGCCGACGCGACGTGCTGGAACAGATCCCGTTCGTCTCCGGCTACGGGGTGGAGACGGCGATGCTGATCGACCTGCTCGACGTCTGCGGGCTGGACTCCCTGGCCCAGGTCGATCTCGGCGAGCGGCGGCACCGGCACCAGAGCACCGAGGCGTTGGGGCGGATGTCCGCCCAGATCCTGTTGACCGCCTGGTCGCGGCTCTACCGCAAGGGTTGGGTGATCTCGCAGCGTCCGCCCGGCGGCCTGCTCACCCAGTTCCGGCGCGGCGAGGCCGAGGCACTGAGCAACCTGGAACGCGAGATCGTCGTCAGCGACGTGTCCGTCCAGGAGCGGCCTCCGTTGGGCCAGCACCGGCAGGCGCTGGCGACCGCAGCCGCCGGCTGA
- the secA2 gene encoding accessory Sec system translocase SecA2 — translation MGVSQRLKSRFRRFLQRPGSTVDLAPLAKLLPDIVGREDDLRALDDAELTAEAGRANEFVDLCAVGREAARRAIGERPFDEQLLGAMSLLAGKVAEMATGEGKTLTATIAAYGHVRRGNGPVHVLTVNDYLARRDAEWMTPVYQLLGLTVGWVTESSSPEQRRTAYQRDVTYVSVSEAGFDFLRDQLVTDIADRVQPPLSTAIVDEADSILIDEARVPMVLAGAVVGEQDPVHTAAALVRGLRAGRDYEVADDGRSVAFTSAGLAAVEAKLDGVDLYADDNVGQLSAIHVALHAHALLHRDVDYIVRDGAVELVDEMRGRVAQRRRWPDGLQAAVEAKEGLNATAEGEVLGTITVQAFVAAYRTLCGMTATAVLVGDQLREFFKLEVAVIPPHTPCVRTDEPDRIYATRAEKDEALVAEISSAHATGRPVLIGTLDVKESESLAASLGEAGVPCVVLNAKNDDEEAAIIGEAGALGAVTVSTQMAGRGVDIRLGGSDQADRDQVAELGGLYVIGSGRHDSRRVDNQLRGRAGRQGDPGGSVFFVSLEDDLVVRHAPDAIPPSPRMTPDGIVQDEQVDFAIEHAQRIAEGVDYEIHRNTWRYSVVIEQQRKALAERRERLLTTEVAALMLMDRFPQRCAEMDEDLLSRAARSIALYHLDRLWTDHLAELSEVREGVHLRALGRLDPLDEFHRAAVPAFNQLVPEIEARTVATFEQTEFDEDWQPDEAQLVRPSATWTYLVHDNPFGSELDRLISSVGRRLSGSGRR, via the coding sequence ATGGGTGTGTCGCAGCGTCTGAAGAGTCGGTTCCGGCGTTTCCTCCAGCGGCCGGGCAGCACGGTCGACCTCGCTCCGTTGGCGAAACTGCTTCCCGACATCGTCGGCCGGGAGGACGACCTGCGGGCCCTCGACGACGCCGAGTTGACCGCCGAGGCCGGCCGGGCCAACGAGTTCGTCGACCTCTGTGCGGTCGGCCGGGAGGCCGCCCGGCGGGCGATCGGCGAGCGGCCGTTCGACGAGCAACTGCTCGGCGCGATGTCCCTGCTGGCCGGCAAGGTCGCGGAGATGGCCACCGGTGAGGGCAAGACCCTGACCGCCACGATCGCCGCCTACGGGCACGTGCGGCGGGGCAACGGCCCGGTGCACGTGCTGACGGTCAACGACTACCTCGCCCGCCGCGACGCCGAGTGGATGACGCCGGTCTACCAATTGCTCGGGCTGACCGTCGGCTGGGTCACCGAGAGCAGCAGCCCCGAGCAGCGGCGGACCGCGTACCAGCGGGACGTCACCTACGTGTCGGTGAGCGAGGCCGGCTTCGACTTCCTGCGTGACCAGCTGGTCACCGACATCGCCGACCGGGTCCAGCCACCGCTGTCCACGGCGATCGTCGACGAGGCCGACTCGATCCTCATCGACGAGGCCCGGGTGCCGATGGTGCTGGCCGGCGCGGTCGTCGGTGAGCAGGACCCGGTGCACACCGCCGCCGCGCTGGTACGCGGGCTACGCGCCGGCCGGGACTACGAGGTCGCCGACGACGGCCGCAGCGTCGCGTTCACCTCCGCCGGGCTGGCCGCGGTCGAAGCCAAGCTGGACGGCGTCGACCTGTACGCCGACGACAACGTCGGGCAGCTGTCCGCGATCCACGTCGCCCTGCACGCCCACGCGTTGCTGCACCGCGATGTCGACTACATCGTCCGCGACGGCGCCGTGGAGCTGGTGGACGAGATGCGCGGCCGGGTGGCGCAGCGCCGCCGATGGCCGGACGGGCTGCAGGCGGCGGTCGAGGCCAAGGAGGGCCTGAACGCCACGGCCGAGGGCGAGGTGCTCGGCACCATCACCGTGCAGGCGTTCGTCGCGGCGTACCGCACCCTGTGCGGGATGACCGCGACGGCGGTCCTCGTCGGCGATCAGCTCCGCGAGTTCTTCAAGCTGGAGGTGGCGGTGATCCCGCCGCACACCCCGTGCGTACGGACCGACGAGCCGGACCGGATCTACGCCACCCGCGCGGAGAAGGACGAGGCGCTGGTCGCCGAGATCAGCTCGGCCCACGCCACCGGGCGTCCGGTGCTGATCGGCACCCTCGACGTCAAGGAGTCGGAGAGCCTGGCGGCGTCGCTGGGCGAGGCCGGCGTGCCCTGCGTGGTACTCAACGCCAAGAACGACGACGAGGAAGCCGCGATCATCGGCGAAGCCGGCGCGCTGGGGGCGGTGACGGTCTCCACCCAGATGGCCGGGCGCGGCGTGGACATCCGTCTCGGCGGCAGCGACCAGGCCGACCGGGACCAGGTCGCCGAGCTGGGCGGGCTGTACGTGATCGGCAGCGGCCGGCACGACAGCCGGCGGGTGGACAACCAGCTGCGCGGCCGGGCCGGCCGCCAGGGCGACCCGGGTGGCTCGGTGTTCTTCGTCAGCCTGGAGGACGACCTGGTCGTCCGGCACGCCCCGGACGCGATCCCACCCTCGCCCCGGATGACGCCCGACGGCATCGTGCAGGACGAGCAGGTGGACTTCGCCATCGAACACGCCCAGCGGATCGCCGAGGGCGTCGACTACGAGATCCACCGCAACACCTGGCGCTACAGCGTGGTGATCGAACAGCAGCGCAAGGCGCTCGCTGAGCGGCGTGAGCGGTTGCTGACCACCGAGGTCGCCGCGCTGATGCTGATGGACCGGTTCCCACAGCGGTGCGCCGAGATGGACGAGGACCTGCTGTCGCGGGCCGCCCGTTCGATCGCCCTCTACCACCTGGACCGGCTCTGGACCGACCACCTCGCCGAACTGTCCGAGGTGCGCGAGGGTGTGCATCTGCGGGCACTCGGCCGTCTCGATCCACTCGACGAGTTCCACCGGGCGGCCGTGCCCGCGTTCAACCAGCTGGTTCCGGAGATCGAGGCCCGCACCGTCGCGACCTTCGAACAGACCGAGTTCGACGAGGACTGGCAGCCCGACGAGGCCCAACTGGTACGGCCCAGTGCGACCTGGACGTACCTGGTGCACGACAACCCGTTCGGCTCCGAACTGGACCGGCTGATCTCGTCCGTTGGCCGCCGGCTCAGTGGCAGCGGCCGCCGCTGA
- a CDS encoding GAF and ANTAR domain-containing protein yields MTLVDPADSRLAVLETAALLRELTAGMIRCTDFDQAVEHLARTTRSALPGVTYASVCFLRAGRPASVAASDPLVKDLDELQYASDGPAMTAIRDREIVLAAPGADSPRWPQWSRAAVDRGIRSVLCVPVDVDDEAIGAINLYADRDGALGAGEQLTALLLAEHAGLLLAAVRDRRRGAAAGGADGDRPEYGDVIGPAIGIVMTQRRCPAGEALAVLREAAEATAMPLPQVAERLVASVLRADSQQR; encoded by the coding sequence TTGACACTGGTCGACCCGGCGGACAGCAGGCTGGCCGTCCTGGAGACCGCCGCCCTGCTGCGGGAGTTGACCGCCGGAATGATCCGGTGCACCGATTTCGACCAGGCGGTGGAGCATCTCGCCCGCACTACCCGATCCGCACTGCCCGGGGTGACGTACGCGAGCGTCTGTTTTCTCCGGGCCGGGCGGCCTGCCTCGGTGGCGGCGTCCGATCCACTGGTCAAGGATCTGGATGAGCTTCAGTACGCCTCCGACGGGCCGGCGATGACCGCGATCCGGGACCGTGAGATCGTGCTGGCCGCTCCAGGGGCCGACTCGCCGCGCTGGCCGCAGTGGAGCCGGGCGGCGGTCGACCGGGGGATCCGTTCCGTGCTCTGCGTGCCGGTGGACGTTGACGACGAGGCGATCGGTGCGATCAACCTGTACGCGGACCGGGACGGAGCGCTCGGCGCCGGCGAGCAGTTAACCGCCCTGCTCCTCGCCGAACACGCCGGACTGCTCCTCGCGGCGGTCCGGGACCGGCGTCGCGGCGCGGCGGCGGGCGGGGCCGACGGCGATCGGCCGGAGTACGGCGACGTGATCGGCCCGGCGATCGGCATCGTGATGACCCAGCGGCGGTGCCCGGCCGGGGAGGCGCTCGCGGTGCTGCGCGAGGCGGCCGAGGCGACCGCGATGCCGCTGCCGCAGGTCGCCGAGCGGTTGGTGGCGTCGGTGCTGCGAGCCGACAGCCAGCAGCGGTGA
- a CDS encoding DUF2231 domain-containing protein produces the protein MQARLRVPGQPIQPMLVTLPFGLFVCAALFDISVVAGAPDLFGEVGYWTLVAGLAAMALTVAVGLVDLWDEPAGPVRSSLVRFNLISTAMGGLFLLAGLIRTSGPTSLAGVPLLIVELVGLGVGVAGLRHGTALLRHVGEVAAVDERGRRSDGLDALARR, from the coding sequence ATGCAGGCGCGACTCCGCGTGCCCGGCCAGCCGATCCAGCCGATGCTGGTGACCCTGCCGTTCGGACTCTTCGTCTGTGCGGCCCTGTTCGACATCTCGGTGGTGGCCGGGGCACCCGACCTGTTCGGTGAGGTCGGCTACTGGACGTTGGTCGCCGGGCTGGCCGCGATGGCGCTGACCGTGGCGGTGGGTCTGGTCGATCTCTGGGATGAGCCGGCCGGCCCGGTCCGCTCCTCGCTGGTCCGGTTCAACCTGATCAGTACGGCGATGGGCGGGCTTTTCCTGCTCGCCGGCCTGATCCGTACCTCCGGTCCGACGTCGTTGGCCGGCGTCCCGTTGCTGATCGTGGAGCTGGTCGGTCTCGGCGTGGGGGTAGCGGGGCTGCGCCACGGTACGGCTCTGTTGCGCCACGTCGGGGAGGTGGCGGCCGTCGACGAGCGCGGCCGCCGGTCGGACGGGTTGGACGCGCTGGCCCGCCGCTAG
- a CDS encoding DUF305 domain-containing protein, with protein MSRLSLGRHRRLLALALIPAVVVVAVVLLRTAGTTSATTATGDAATESAGTSTGADGTANAPPVILPGRPGEPAELRPGTDVTIDPPQYNALDTWYVQMMIPHHTQAVQMAALAADRSADPGVRAFADRIRAGQAAEIAVLRQWLQDRRLPAGEHDHDTMPGMQTEQAVRQLAAARGAEFDRLFVAMMSDHHQGAVEMSDRVLTGGSDVTIEELATSIAAEQAVEINRMRDLLDS; from the coding sequence ATGTCCCGACTGTCACTCGGCCGGCACCGGCGGCTACTGGCACTCGCCCTGATCCCGGCCGTGGTCGTCGTCGCGGTGGTCCTGCTGCGGACCGCCGGGACGACCTCGGCCACGACCGCCACCGGCGACGCAGCGACCGAGTCGGCGGGAACGTCCACCGGCGCCGACGGGACCGCCAACGCACCGCCGGTGATCCTGCCCGGCCGGCCCGGCGAGCCGGCCGAGCTGCGCCCCGGCACGGACGTGACCATCGATCCCCCGCAGTACAACGCGCTGGACACCTGGTACGTCCAGATGATGATCCCGCACCACACCCAGGCCGTGCAGATGGCAGCACTCGCCGCCGACCGCAGTGCCGACCCAGGGGTACGGGCGTTCGCCGACCGCATCCGGGCAGGGCAGGCCGCCGAGATCGCCGTACTCCGGCAGTGGCTGCAGGACCGGCGGTTGCCGGCCGGTGAACACGACCACGACACGATGCCCGGGATGCAGACCGAGCAGGCCGTCCGGCAGCTGGCGGCCGCCCGGGGAGCCGAGTTCGACCGGCTCTTCGTGGCGATGATGTCCGACCACCACCAAGGCGCCGTTGAAATGTCCGACCGGGTGCTCACCGGCGGCAGCGACGTGACCATCGAGGAACTCGCCACCTCGATCGCGGCCGAGCAGGCCGTCGAGATCAACCGGATGCGGGACCTGCTGGACAGCTGA
- a CDS encoding LVIVD repeat-containing protein: MIRRSPRGPRQLRTVAVAAIAVLFGSTAVATPSHAGTPFDVDCADATDALAVELCLAQASAAGTDDPGLGVDEIDSSRNLRQIASLPKPAPFDTESSLNSDLAFQGRYAFVGNYNGFVIYDIANPRRPRLVSQVVCPGGQNDVSVHGDLLFLSTDSSRSDDSCASTSQSASVKESWEGIKIFDIRDKKNPRYVKSVETNCGSHTHTLVPAKSRAFVYLYVSSYSPSTNFPDCQPPHDLISIVKVPLKKPTAAAVVATPAIFPDGGNPGGNGSSTTSGCHDITAYPQKDLAAGACMGDGVLLDISDREAPRVVHQVRDTTNFAFWHSATFNNSGTKVVFTDELGGGGAATCNPTIGPERGANAIYDITGTGDARTLVFRSYFKIPRTNGSTENCVAHNGSLIPVLGRDIMVQAWYQGGISVWDFTNSARPQEIAYWERGPVSDTRMVTGGPWSTYYYNGYIYSSDIQKGLDVLDLKDWRTASAKLVRFPELNVQTQPWYLSW; encoded by the coding sequence ATGATCAGACGTTCCCCACGAGGGCCGCGGCAGCTCCGGACCGTGGCAGTGGCGGCGATCGCCGTCCTGTTCGGCAGCACCGCGGTGGCGACACCGAGTCATGCAGGGACCCCGTTCGACGTGGACTGCGCCGACGCCACCGACGCGCTGGCGGTCGAGCTGTGCCTGGCCCAGGCGTCGGCGGCGGGCACCGACGACCCCGGACTCGGCGTCGACGAGATCGACAGCAGTCGGAACCTGCGTCAGATCGCCAGCCTGCCCAAGCCCGCGCCGTTCGACACCGAGTCCTCGTTGAACTCGGACCTCGCCTTCCAGGGCAGGTACGCCTTCGTCGGCAACTACAACGGCTTCGTGATCTACGACATCGCCAACCCACGGCGGCCACGGCTGGTGTCGCAGGTGGTCTGCCCGGGCGGGCAGAACGACGTGTCGGTCCACGGTGACCTGCTGTTCCTGTCGACCGACTCGTCGCGCAGTGACGACTCCTGCGCCAGCACCTCCCAGTCCGCGTCGGTGAAGGAGTCCTGGGAGGGCATCAAGATCTTCGATATCCGGGACAAGAAGAACCCCCGGTACGTCAAGTCCGTCGAGACGAACTGCGGCTCACACACCCACACCCTGGTGCCGGCGAAGAGCCGCGCGTTCGTGTACCTCTACGTGTCGTCGTACAGTCCGTCGACGAATTTCCCGGACTGCCAGCCGCCGCACGACCTGATCTCAATCGTCAAGGTGCCGTTGAAGAAGCCGACCGCCGCAGCCGTGGTGGCCACTCCGGCGATCTTCCCGGACGGCGGCAACCCGGGCGGCAACGGCAGCTCCACCACCAGCGGCTGCCACGACATCACCGCGTACCCGCAGAAGGACCTCGCGGCGGGCGCCTGCATGGGCGACGGCGTGCTGCTGGACATCTCCGACCGGGAAGCGCCCCGGGTCGTCCACCAGGTCCGGGACACCACCAACTTCGCCTTCTGGCACTCGGCGACGTTCAACAACTCGGGCACCAAGGTGGTCTTCACCGACGAACTCGGCGGCGGTGGGGCGGCGACCTGCAACCCGACCATCGGCCCCGAGCGGGGGGCGAACGCGATCTACGACATCACCGGTACGGGTGACGCGCGGACGCTGGTCTTCCGCAGCTACTTCAAGATCCCCCGGACCAACGGGTCGACCGAGAACTGCGTGGCACACAACGGCTCGCTGATCCCGGTGCTGGGCCGCGACATCATGGTCCAGGCCTGGTACCAGGGCGGCATCTCGGTCTGGGACTTCACCAACTCGGCGAGGCCGCAGGAGATCGCCTACTGGGAGCGGGGGCCGGTCTCGGACACCCGGATGGTCACCGGCGGACCGTGGTCGACGTACTACTACAACGGCTACATCTACTCCAGTGACATCCAGAAGGGCCTGGATGTGCTGGATCTCAAGGACTGGCGGACGGCGAGCGCCAAGCTGGTCCGGTTCCCGGAGCTGAACGTGCAGACCCAGCCCTGGTACCTCAGCTGGTGA
- a CDS encoding AEC family transporter translates to MRAIVAGFAAIWSVTLIGYLIGRFELLGPDGTAVLARLAFFVATPALLFTTLADTSPTEVFTPAFLAYLASTVVVAAGYLALAGWLWHRPAGDVTIGALGASYVNAANLGIPVAAYVLDDVSVVAPVLLFQVLVAAPVAFAVLDLTAGDRRPSVRRLLSLPARNPIMIASAAGLALAVSQWQPPAELLRPFELLGAAAVPLALLALGMSLPGSRPLAADPQARERYTAVALKVLGQPAVAYLIARHGLGLSGTALLAAVVTAALPTAQNVFIFATRYQRGQRLARDSVVLSTVATAVTLLLIAAVLG, encoded by the coding sequence ATGCGCGCCATCGTCGCCGGGTTCGCCGCGATCTGGTCGGTCACCCTGATCGGGTACCTGATCGGCCGTTTCGAGCTGCTCGGCCCGGACGGCACCGCCGTCCTGGCCCGGCTGGCCTTCTTCGTCGCGACACCGGCGCTGTTGTTCACCACCCTGGCCGACACGTCCCCGACCGAGGTGTTCACCCCCGCCTTCCTCGCCTACCTGGCGAGCACCGTGGTGGTGGCGGCCGGCTACCTGGCACTCGCCGGTTGGCTGTGGCACCGGCCGGCCGGCGACGTCACCATCGGCGCGCTCGGCGCGTCCTATGTGAACGCAGCCAACCTCGGCATCCCGGTAGCGGCGTACGTGCTCGACGACGTCTCGGTCGTCGCGCCGGTGCTGCTGTTCCAGGTACTCGTCGCGGCACCGGTGGCCTTCGCCGTCCTGGACCTCACCGCCGGCGACCGCCGCCCGTCCGTCCGTCGGCTGCTGTCCCTGCCGGCCCGCAACCCGATCATGATCGCCTCGGCCGCGGGCCTGGCGCTGGCGGTCAGCCAGTGGCAGCCCCCCGCCGAACTGCTGCGGCCCTTCGAGCTGCTCGGTGCGGCCGCCGTACCGCTGGCTCTGCTCGCCCTCGGAATGTCCCTGCCCGGAAGCCGGCCGCTGGCGGCCGACCCGCAGGCCCGGGAACGCTACACGGCTGTCGCCCTCAAGGTGCTCGGCCAGCCGGCGGTGGCCTATCTGATCGCCCGACACGGTCTCGGCCTCAGCGGCACCGCGTTGCTCGCCGCGGTGGTCACCGCCGCGCTACCGACGGCGCAGAACGTCTTCATCTTCGCCACCCGGTACCAGCGCGGTCAACGCCTCGCCCGCGACTCGGTGGTGCTCTCCACGGTCGCCACCGCCGTCACCCTGCTGCTGATCGCCGCCGTGCTCGGTTGA
- a CDS encoding winged helix-turn-helix domain-containing protein, producing the protein MSVSPASPRAGWSGLPPSGAARPPAAPRRGTGPAMATVTVTVSIPLTAGEEALSSSARRLLEAARELVERGEATVEMPAVDAARAQPGAVLDQIVAGRDGLAPTAAAGGAFTDPATRSRRTATVAVPALHVMVASRTVLLDGEPLLLTRLEFDLLLHLVENPRRVFTRLQLLAAVWGYEHTGVRTVDVHIRRLRGKVGNSPLITTVYGVGYRLADDVRITIDTTG; encoded by the coding sequence ATGTCGGTCAGCCCTGCCTCGCCGCGCGCCGGCTGGTCCGGTTTGCCACCGTCTGGTGCGGCCCGTCCGCCCGCCGCTCCCCGGCGGGGGACCGGCCCGGCGATGGCGACCGTGACCGTCACCGTGTCGATTCCGCTCACCGCTGGCGAGGAAGCGCTCTCGTCGTCCGCCCGCCGGTTGTTGGAGGCCGCCCGGGAGCTGGTGGAACGAGGTGAGGCGACGGTGGAGATGCCGGCGGTCGACGCGGCCCGCGCGCAGCCCGGCGCGGTTCTCGACCAGATCGTCGCCGGCCGTGACGGGCTGGCTCCGACGGCGGCGGCCGGCGGGGCGTTCACCGACCCCGCTACCCGGTCGCGGCGGACCGCCACGGTCGCCGTGCCGGCACTGCACGTCATGGTCGCTTCGCGGACCGTTCTGTTGGATGGCGAGCCGCTGCTGTTGACCCGACTCGAGTTCGACCTGCTGCTGCACCTGGTGGAGAACCCTCGCCGGGTCTTCACCCGGCTGCAGCTGCTCGCCGCGGTGTGGGGCTACGAGCACACCGGAGTGCGTACCGTGGACGTGCACATCCGCCGGCTCCGCGGCAAGGTGGGCAACTCGCCCCTGATCACCACCGTGTACGGCGTCGGCTACCGACTCGCCGACGACGTCCGGATCACCATCGACACCACCGGCTGA
- a CDS encoding TraR/DksA C4-type zinc finger protein encodes MLTHDVNRRPGLGAPGTIGVPGTIDSDRIHAALTSRYQELTAEYEQAMTQSQVLRLVEGGDTAGDDQADSGTKTAERDAAQSLIRTILERRTQFEHALARLAAGDYGRCEGCAAAIPVERLEIYPSATTCVTCKQSRERRAA; translated from the coding sequence ATGCTGACGCATGACGTGAACCGGCGACCGGGTCTCGGTGCACCGGGAACCATCGGCGTACCGGGAACCATCGACAGTGATCGGATCCACGCCGCGCTGACCAGCCGGTACCAGGAGCTGACGGCTGAGTACGAGCAGGCGATGACGCAGAGCCAGGTGCTGCGGCTGGTCGAAGGGGGCGACACCGCCGGCGACGACCAGGCCGACAGCGGTACGAAGACCGCCGAGCGGGACGCGGCCCAGTCTTTGATCCGTACCATCCTGGAGCGTCGCACCCAGTTCGAGCATGCCCTGGCCCGTCTCGCCGCCGGCGACTACGGGCGTTGCGAGGGCTGCGCCGCGGCCATTCCGGTGGAGCGGCTGGAGATCTATCCCTCGGCCACCACCTGCGTCACCTGCAAGCAGTCTCGTGAACGGCGGGCGGCCTGA
- a CDS encoding DUF2267 domain-containing protein — translation MTTAQLTAIDATVDKTNRLLSEIEHELGWPAQRRQQSYSALAAVLHTLRDRLPLAEVVQLAAQLPLLVRGLYYEGWDATSAPAKLDRAEFVARVRRDFPFDVEGGAEQVIRTVSRVLRRHVSSGEWDDVLATVPVELRDLLGD, via the coding sequence ATGACGACTGCCCAGTTGACTGCCATTGACGCCACGGTTGACAAGACCAACCGGTTGCTCAGCGAGATCGAACACGAACTCGGCTGGCCGGCCCAGCGCCGCCAGCAGTCCTACTCGGCGCTCGCCGCCGTGCTGCACACATTGCGCGACCGGCTACCACTGGCCGAGGTGGTGCAGCTCGCGGCGCAACTGCCGCTGCTGGTCCGCGGGCTGTACTACGAGGGATGGGACGCCACCTCGGCGCCGGCGAAGCTGGACCGTGCCGAGTTCGTCGCCCGGGTGCGACGGGACTTCCCGTTCGACGTCGAGGGCGGCGCCGAACAGGTGATCCGGACGGTAAGCCGGGTGCTGCGACGGCACGTCAGCTCCGGCGAGTGGGACGACGTGCTGGCCACCGTACCGGTCGAACTGCGCGATCTGTTGGGCGACTGA